The following is a genomic window from Lysinibacillus sp. G4S2.
GTTGTAACAATATCTGCCTTATTATCATTTATTAGTGAAACCAAATGAGTAGCTGAACGCGCTCGACTTGCTTTTAAACGTGTATGATTAAATGTCTTATAAATCTGTTTATCCAGTTCTTTACGGTCCGTTACCACTACAACTTGTGGGTTATGACCTGATAACTCCGATAAAATGTAACGCGTCAACATAACCATCGTCAGCGATTTACCTGAGCCTTGTGTATGCCAGATAACACCTGATTGACGATTCCCATTTTCATCTCGCTCTTCAATTGTACTGAGGATTTTTTTAATCGCAAAATACTGCTGATAACGTGCTACCTTTTTAACATTCTTATCAAACAATGTGAAGAAAGACGTCAGTTCTAATAATCGAGCAGGATGGAACAATGAAATGATATTCTTATCCTGCGTAGTTGGTAAGCGATTTGCTATTACTTGTAACAATTGCTCTAACCAATCTTCCTCTTCTTCCTTCCAAATAGACCAGAACTTTTTAGGCGTACCACACGTTGCATATTGTGTTTCATTTTTATTAGTAGACATTACAATTTGCACGAACTTAAATAATTGTGGAATATAGTCACTTTTTTGATTGCGAATCATCTGGCTAATGCCTTGCTCCATTGAAATCGAAGCCTTTTTACATTCAATCACCCCAAATGGAATACCATTAATAAAAAGGACAATGTCTGGACGTGCAAGTCCTCGGCCATCTGTGCGTTCTACTGAAAACTCTTCAACTACATGAAAGACGTTATTTTCAATGTTATCCCAATCAATAAACTGTATTGTAAATGATTGCTTTGAACCATCTGGAAGCAGTTCTGTATAACTTCTTCCTAACATCATTGTTTCATAAATCTTTTCATTCGCTTTCACAAGTCCACTTGTTAAAGGCTCGTCTAAATCACGTATCGCCTGTTGAATATTATTTTCACCGAATTGATATGTGGTTCCTTTATATTCATAGCTATTCAGTTTTCTTAACTGCTCTTCTAAAATTGTTCGGAGCAAAACATCATAAAGGCTCCCACGCATTTTCTCTGCTTCTTCAATTGGAATATATGTGTACCCTACTCTTTGTAATACTTCAAGCGCGGGCTGTTGACTAATATTAATTTCATCATAAAGTTGCTGAGTGGACATAATGCCACCTCCAATCTATTAATGAAGGTAAAAAGAGTAAGGGTATTATACCTTTATTCGGGTTTTCCCTGTTAGAAGTTGTTGCATTAGTGCTTTTTTCTGATTATTTAATTCTTCAAGCTCTTTATATAAAAGGGATAGGTTTCTGTCAAATACCTGTAATACTTTTGAAATTGCAATTTGTTCTTCTTCTGGAGGCACATTAATTATTAACTCTTTAATATCATTGCTGTTCACCGCTTCAAAAGTACTTCCTTGCGCAATCTTACCCCACATATTTTCTTTCCGTATTAATTGATAATATAAATAATCTTGATTAATAGTTCCTTTAATTGCACAAACACCCCTACCTATACATGCTTCGTGCTCCGAAAAAGCTATGCTTCCGACTGGTGCTCTAACCGTCATCAAAATATCTCCTGGCATACAGATTTTAGTAGGCGTTGTCGTCCAAGTTCGTGGTATTGTTCTTCTATTTTTAATATCAGCATTGCCTTGAATTAAAGGAATACCTTCTTTTGAATCGTTATAGCTATCTGAGTTAGGCGATTGTCCCATTATAACCCGCGCCACATTACCTAATTTTTCCTTCGTCCATTCATCCCTAAAACCAGGTAATCTAATCTCACCTCTAAGTAACTTCTGCATTAATCCATTCATTTGCTTTTCTACCGGTTTGATTAGTTCTTCTTTCCCTTTAATTAATTTGTCAGAAGTAATAAGAACTGAAGCTATTTTTTTTTGCTCCTTAATATCTGTAGGTAAAAGAATTTCAACTTCTTCAAACTCTTTCTGCCCCAAAGTTTTATTTCTACCGGCTCCCCCTGGTGAAGCTAAATTTAATAAATACTTTCCTCTGGGAGATTTAAATAAATAAGTAATAAAATCTAAATCTAAAACCCCTTTTTTTGGTCTATACATAGGGAATCTATGTGATGCTATATACCCTCTATCTTTATCTGTAGTCCGTGCTACTGCCATTTCCCATGCAAAAACAATATTAACAATAAAACAATCAGGTTCTACCCAAAAAACTGACTTATTACCTAATTGCTCACCAGTGACTGCCTCTTTATAAAAAATACCTTTTCCATGCGAACGAATTCCTATTTGAGTGTACTTTTCATCCTTTATTACTTCAACTGGATTTCTAACTCTATCAAAAATATCTTTAACTTTGAAAATACCCCATCCTTTAGGAATTTTCTCTTTACTCATATATACCATCCTCTATTTATCAAGCTTTCGTTATCAATCTGTTCACCAAAAATATTTAAATTTATTACTAACCCCTTTTACCGAATTAGTAAAAGGAGCCACTGATAAGTTACATTCCTAATTCCTTCAAATATTTCTCCATCTCTGCTTCAACTACTTTTAATTCCTCTTTGATATTCATAATCTTTTGCTTCACTACTTCCATATCAACAGGCTCTTCCTCTTCGAACGTGTCTACATAACGTGGAATATTTAAATTAAAATCGTTCTCTTTAATTTCCTCAAATGTTGCTACATATGAATACTTATCAATTGTTTCTCGGTTATCATATGTCTCCATAATTTCTTGCAAGTCTTCTTCGCGCAGTTTATTTTGATTTTTACCTTTTTCGTAATGTTCTTCACTCGATGCATCAATGAATAACACATCTTTACGCGTCCGATTTTTCTTAAATACAAGTACACACGCAGGAATATCTGTGCCATAGAAAAGCCCTTTTGGTAAGCCAATAACCGTATCAAGCAAATTCATCTCAATAATTTGTTTACGAATTTTGCCTTCACTTGCACCTCGGAATAACACCCCATGAGGTAAAATTGTTGCCATCGTTCCGTTCTCGGCTAAAGAATAAAGCATATGCTGTATAAACGCATAATCACCTTTTGAAGTCGGTGGTACACCCCAATCAAATCGGCGATGTTCATCTAAACTTGCATCCATCTTAAACTTGCTATCTGTATTTTCTTCACCTACAAAACCCATTGTCCATTTATCTAACGAGAACGGAGGGTTCGCTACGATTTTTTGGAACTTCATTAGCTTGCCCTCTTCTAAATGAAGTGGATTTGCTAATGTGTCTCCCCACTCGATATTTGCATCATCAATACCATGTAAGTACATGTTCATTAATGCTAAAGAATGCGTTGCACCATTGCGTTCTTGTCCATAAATTGCTACCTTTTTATTAGGAACTTGCTTTGCTACACGAATTAATAATGAACCTGACCCACAAGTTGGGTCATAAATACGGTCATTCTCTTGTGGTTTTACTAAACGAGCTAATAATTCTGATGCCATTGTTGGCGTGTAAAACTCTCCACCTTTTTTACCTGCATCAGATGCAAAACGTTCAATCATATATTGATAAGAATCACCAATAATATCTCCATCAGCTACAACAGATGGTCTAAGTGTTAATTTGTTGAAGTCCTCTAATAAAGAACGTAACATCGCATTTCGCTCTTTTGTTTTCCCTAAAATCGCTTCGCTGTTAAAATCGATATTACGAAACACCCCACGAAGCTTACCTGTATTTTCATTTTCAATACGTTCTAATACTTTATTGATGGTTTCACCTATTTCAGCTTCATTTCGATTGCTGTATAAGTAGTCGAAAGTTGACTTTTCATCTAATACAAAGCGTTCACGTGCTATTGCACGTTGAATACGCTGTTCATCACCGTCATAACGTGCTGTATATTCTTCTAAATGCTCTTTATATGAATCACTCAAATATTTAATGAACAGCATTGTTAAAATGTAATCCTTATAAATACTCGAATCAATTTTTCCGCGGAATGTATCTGCGGCCTGCCATTGTACACTATTGATTTGTTCTTGCGTTACTTTTCCAGTCATGTAACTTCCTCCTAATTCGTTCCTTGTAGCACTTTATTTGTTAATGCGTTAAAGAGCTTTTCTTTTTCTTCAATTAAATATGTTAACAGCTGTTTTCCCTTCAAATGAAGCTTATACAGTTGAACAATGTTTTGTTGCTTTTCAAGTGCAATTTGCTCTATCGGTATCGCACTGTTGCTTTTTTCTTACTTGGGATACATGGTCCCAGCTGAACCATTTTCTAATTCTTTCTTTACGAAAGTCGTATTCATATACCATGCTACATACTAAGTTAAAAAGCATTCTGTTTGCACCTCTCTCACCGCAAATGTAAAAGGTATTAATAACCCCGCACTTTTTTAATATAAAACATTTTGTAAGTTGCTTGGACCGCCTCAGGAAGACTCACTTTTCCCCTTGTAGTTATTAAGCCAACTTTAAATCATATAACAATATTACTGTAATTGTAAATGTTTTTCTCCTGTATCCTATATATTTTCTAATGGACTAATCTCTATCGATATGCAATTCGCTTTATATCGAACCTCTTCATTTAATCTTTCTTGAATATCGCCCTCTTTTGCCTTTATTGAATCATTATTCGGCTATTTTAATACAGAATCTTAATTCTACAAAAAGCTTATTTCTTCTATCACTAACAATACATAGTAACTACAATCGCTGCGACCTGCACCAAAGCTTATAATACGTAATTTTCATAAGTAAGATTAATGTTATAAGAGCATGAAAAAAAGGCACTGGATATCCACTGCCTTAACAACGGGTCATACGAAAGAATGGTGGCAAAAGAGAAAAAATAAGAAGATTGATAATCATACCTTTTTAGATTTTATTTTCGATGTACTATCCTTCTATAAATCGGAATTAATTTTTCTTACCCTTTAGACTAATCCTCTTCTGATTAGAGGCATAGGTAGTATCATTGAAGACGTATTTGATTTTGTATATGATTAAGTTCAGTCCCAAGATAAGGGGTAAACAAGGAATTTAAGGAAACTAAAGACCTTACCTAAATACAATAGAATAATCAAAAACTTATAATTGTATGTTTTTATCCCTTATGTCCGTTTAGTATGAAGAATCTGGAACAATCTTTGAAATATAAATAAAGAGAACCAATAAATATCATAGTTCCCTTTTCTAACTTTTGTTAATTTAGTGCCTTAAGAAACAATTTATCGATTATATCTAAAAAGAGGTTTCCTGATTGCTTCAATTGCCTTTAATATACTTATTTTTTGCTTGCTGTATTTGTTGTAATACAAGGTCAAAACGGTCGTCCATTATATCAATATCTTTAATATCAACTTTTCCAAAATGTTCATTGCACGCATCTTCCCTTGCATCTTTAGTAACCTTTTTTAAATTCTCCATTTCATGTTTAATAATAGTTGTTATCCATGAATTTTCAAATCCTTCTAATATCAATTCAGAATATATTTTATCATGTTTCTCTAAAAGTTCATTTCTTTCCTCTATCCGCTTATCTCTATTCTCTTTATTTATATGAAAATCTTCTAAGATAACTTTATATCTTTCCAATGTTGATGATAAATCGGTCAATTCCCTAAGATTCTGTTGAAGATGTACATCTTCTTTTAACTTTGCTAAAGTCTGCTTCAATTTTTGTTCTGTTTTCTTAACAACCTGTTCTTCAAACACTACAACCATGTTCAATTTTTCGTCACCCCTTCTTTTAGAAGAACATAAATTTCCCACACGACTATCAACCATAGGAGATTTATGATTCTGATGAAAATTAATTTTGTAAATTATTAATTACCTTGATACAGTATTCTCCCCAATAATTATCATTGTCTCCATATATATCATGTAACCATATGTACATGAAAATTACTTCAAGAAACTGCTTCTTCCCTTTTATAAAAGGCTTCTTTGAAATTTTGGTATAAAG
Proteins encoded in this region:
- a CDS encoding type I restriction-modification system subunit M gives rise to the protein MTGKVTQEQINSVQWQAADTFRGKIDSSIYKDYILTMLFIKYLSDSYKEHLEEYTARYDGDEQRIQRAIARERFVLDEKSTFDYLYSNRNEAEIGETINKVLERIENENTGKLRGVFRNIDFNSEAILGKTKERNAMLRSLLEDFNKLTLRPSVVADGDIIGDSYQYMIERFASDAGKKGGEFYTPTMASELLARLVKPQENDRIYDPTCGSGSLLIRVAKQVPNKKVAIYGQERNGATHSLALMNMYLHGIDDANIEWGDTLANPLHLEEGKLMKFQKIVANPPFSLDKWTMGFVGEENTDSKFKMDASLDEHRRFDWGVPPTSKGDYAFIQHMLYSLAENGTMATILPHGVLFRGASEGKIRKQIIEMNLLDTVIGLPKGLFYGTDIPACVLVFKKNRTRKDVLFIDASSEEHYEKGKNQNKLREEDLQEIMETYDNRETIDKYSYVATFEEIKENDFNLNIPRYVDTFEEEEPVDMEVVKQKIMNIKEELKVVEAEMEKYLKELGM
- a CDS encoding restriction endonuclease subunit S, whose translation is MSKEKIPKGWGIFKVKDIFDRVRNPVEVIKDEKYTQIGIRSHGKGIFYKEAVTGEQLGNKSVFWVEPDCFIVNIVFAWEMAVARTTDKDRGYIASHRFPMYRPKKGVLDLDFITYLFKSPRGKYLLNLASPGGAGRNKTLGQKEFEEVEILLPTDIKEQKKIASVLITSDKLIKGKEELIKPVEKQMNGLMQKLLRGEIRLPGFRDEWTKEKLGNVARVIMGQSPNSDSYNDSKEGIPLIQGNADIKNRRTIPRTWTTTPTKICMPGDILMTVRAPVGSIAFSEHEACIGRGVCAIKGTINQDYLYYQLIRKENMWGKIAQGSTFEAVNSNDIKELIINVPPEEEQIAISKVLQVFDRNLSLLYKELEELNNQKKALMQQLLTGKTRIKV